A part of Capsicum annuum cultivar UCD-10X-F1 chromosome 6, UCD10Xv1.1, whole genome shotgun sequence genomic DNA contains:
- the LOC107874153 gene encoding uncharacterized protein LOC107874153, whose protein sequence is MYNTDGASRGNPGISSYVFCLRNADEDIIYAKAALMEDTTNSVAEATIVLQASKHCQQVGYNQVIFQTDSMVIQKVLLGEWGCPWSIAWLIDEIQANLQGKEVIIQHILREENKLIDYQDNHEIHSGNCKYESFRSMKVQGRGIINSDWPVKFNRFMGQSGFGLS, encoded by the coding sequence ATGTATAACACAGATGGTGCCTCCAGAGGTAACCCTGGTATAAGTTCATATGTTTTCTGTCTAAGGAATGCAGATGAGGATATAATATATGCAAAAGCTGCACTTATGGAGGATACAACAAATTCAGTTGCAGAGGCTACAATAGTACTACAAGCAAGCAAACATTGTCAACAAGTAGGTTATAATCAGGTTATATTTCAAACAGACTCAATGGTTATTCAGAAAGTCTTATTGGGGGAATGGGGTTGTCCGTGGAGTATTGCATGGTTAATAGATGAAATTCAAGctaatcttcaaggcaaagaagTTATTATACAACACATTCTCAGAGAAGAGAATAAATTGATAGATTATCAAGataatcatgaaattcattcAGGAAATTGCAAATATGAGAGTTTTAGAAGCATGAAAGTACAAGGTAGAGGGATCATAAACAGTGATTGGCCCGTCAAGTTTAATCGATTTATGGGCCAGTCTGGATTCGGGCTTAGTTAA